TTTCTCCAAATCGACATTATAAATTGATGACCCATTTTTGAATACTTAGACGGCTCAAGCATACCCAATTGACTCTTTTAGAAAGACAATTTTCTTAAAGTTTATAtcgttttattttaattttaaataaatactaCTTCCGTTTCATATTATATGTTTTTCTAGAGACTCacttttgtttcatattatatgtcattttatatgataagTACACGTTAATCTATCTTTTTTCCTGCTATAAAACGTgagtttatgaaaattaattagaataatgacTCTTTTTTCATATTATATGTCATTTTTATGCAATTCTGTAAaacgacatgtaatatgaaacagtaAGAGTATTAAATAATCTCAATGtaaaaaaataactaaaacCATTAAACTCTTTTACAATCTTCATGTATAGGTCTAACAAAGTAGAAAGTTCATGTGACCTAcctacttattattattattattattattattattattattattattattattatctgtCATAAAGTTTTATGGACAAGAATTGAAGTGAAGCAATAATATAAATAGGTTAATCCACAATTGAACTACAAGTAGTCATGACAACTAGTTATAACTATTCGCTTAAGATGCTCGAAGTTTGCCGAGTTACTCCTTTCACCAACTCAGCAATACGTCTTGCTGAGTTATCTCTCCCTCTTACATATTTTGATATGTTTTGGGTTAAGTTATTCCCTTTGGAGCGAATATTTTTCTATCAACTCGGCCAACATGAGTCAACTCACACTTTCTTCAACTCAGTATTACTTCCTAAACTTAAGCATTCTCTTTCCCTCACTCTAACCCATTTTCTTCCAATAGCAGGACATATCATATGGCCTGTCGGTACAGAGAAACCATCCTTCCTCTACACTCCAAGCGACGGGGTTTCACTCATTGTTTCTGAGTCTAACTCGGACTTCAACCGCCTTAGTCAGAATGAAATGCAGGAAGCAATAGCTTTACATCCATATGTCCCCGAGTTACCGGTTTCCGACTCGAAAGCCGCCATTATCGcctttcaaataacgtttttcCCGAATCAAGGCTTCTCTATAGGCATGCGTTTTCAGCATGCAATGTTCGACGGAAAAAGCGTAGCCATGTTTATGAAATCATGGGCGCATATATGCAAAGTGAATTCTGACATGACAACATTGTTACCACTTGAGCTAACTCCTATTTTGGATCGAACAGTTGTTGATGAGCCACAAGGATTGGGCATGTTTTACTTGAAAAATAGGTTTCCAGGTTCGGATTCAAACCCGAAAAGCTTAAAACATCCACGAGTAATAAGGGATATGGAAAACATAGTACGAGCAAATTTTGAGCTTTCGCGACAAGACATAACCAATCTCCAACGGAATATTGTTTCTCAGCAAaatggaaaagaagaagaagattcaAAGAGTATGCATTTGTCATCATTTGTTCTTTCCTATGCTTATATTATAGTAACCCTTgttaaatcaaaacatttagtAAGAAAAGGAAAAGTTGGATTCAAGGTTCTAGCTGAATGTAGATCCCGTTTGAACCCTCCATTACCAACGAATTACTTTGGTACCTGTGTCCTAGGAAGCTTCACATTGGTCGATACCGAGACAATCCTTGACAAAAATGGGGTTGCCTCTGTCGCCAATGAGCTTAGCGAGATGATAAAAGGGTTAGAGACGAGAGTGAAGAACATGTGTGTTGAGCGAGAAATTGAACAGGCtttgaaattaaaaaacatTGAGGAGGTTGCTGATGTTGTGATCGGAGTTGCCGGATCACCTCGATTTGATATTTATGGAACAGATTTCGGATGGGGGAAGccgaagaagacacaagctgtATCGATAGATAAGAATGTAACTATAACGATTTCTATGGCAGAGAGTAGAGATTCAAATGGAGGACTGGAGGTTGGTTTAGCTTTGAAGAAGAGTGAAATGAAGATGTTTACTTTTCTATTTGCTAATGgacttaaataaatttatagttagataattaatTCTAGCTAATTTTGTATCAGttgaattttaaaaataaatatagctTGCAAGCattgtttttcattttaatgAAGTAGGATAACTTTTACATCCAGGGGAGGCCACCTAGGCGGCGGCCTAGGGCCTCCGACTTACGGGGGGCCTCCGATCggcaatttttttaaaatttgataattattaaaaatgtTATGATTAAAAGGTATAtagaattaaatatataaaaagaaatagtGCTAGTTTGAATGGTAAAAATATAGTGGAAATGTTTACAAGGGTGAGTGTTCAATTCTTTGAATTAGCattttttgttcacattttctcttatAGATTAAGCGCCAAATGATAAGATTCATTGGATCAATCGATGTCCAAACAGTGATTTAAGCatgtaattcataataaatacgcgagtcaaccaatttttaatctccaagataaattcttctttttctttccatagaatcttgcgattaggttcgagttcaggcgttcaaaattaataatttatcgtCTGCTTGTTTCTGGCATAACTGGTAAGAAcaaacttgattttaaatatataaaagaaaactcgattttacgtataaaaaaaacaagaagaataataatttcttaattttatgttattattatatgacttgaattgtagttaatattatattggttttactatataatatttattatttctaaaatagtattagatttggatatgaaaaaaaaaagtgcacAATGCGCCTAGGGTCTCCAAAATGCTGGAGACGGCAAAGAGCGATCAAAGATGAGGGCAGTAAAGCCATTTACATAAAGAGCGATCAAACATAGAAGGATCACTTTTAATACTCGATCAAAATTCATGTTCCTCAAAGATTGGAAGCTAATATTTTGTTTCGATTTCTCCATTTTTATCCGTGTTCCTAGGATTAAAAAAAGTTTTTATGTGAATCATTTTAGACTAcacaatatattattttaaataaatgaaatttttttgttatgtacatgctaaaagataaaacgaaaaatataatttattgatTCATCATAAGAAAACgaaaaatataatttacttCTAATATTTATCGATTCATCATAAGAAAATGAAAGACAAAGTGAGAGATGTTTATATAGCTCACAcggagaaaagaaaagaaaggaaggaaATTAACTAACCATTGGACAAAGAAATGAAGGCAATTAACTAACCATTTTgagatattttcgaaatatctcAATTGTGGTTatctgttttcgaacaacacacgtggtttaaaagtttgcaaaatgttACCTTGAGATTCATTcggttagcaaacacataccaaattgattGACGGTGTTAAAAtccaaagggaaaagagttaatttgatccttatatttatttattttataaattaatttcccttattatctaattatcacaaaagaaataccaaaataaaaaataaaaatcaaatggAGGGATTTACACAGGAAAGCAAATTATGAGCTATGTTTAAATCGGTGAGAAAAGAGCAAGAGCCCAATGAGTCTGGTAATGAACCAGAAAACATGTTCTGCAAATAAAGATTATTCAGCTGCTTAAGTTCTCCAATTGACTCCGGTATCTTACCAGAAAACTGATTGTCATTTAACTGAATTGAATACAACGATCTAGCATCTAAAATCACTTCAGCCAATTCGCCAGACAAGCGATTGTGACTGATGAACAACTGCTTAAGAGCTTTGTGATGCGGGGCATCCCTCCCATAACAACGACCCCGAAGCCAAGAGACGAGGAGCTTAGTGTCAAAAGTAGTGAGGGTTATGGAGAGCCATCCAAGGAGAAAGGAAGCAGCGGCATTCATCAAGACACGCTAAGCGTGTCTGCCATTACACGGAGCGTGAAGAGCCCCAATCCGGGAAGAGAGTCCAGAAGGTCATCCACCCGGGGCGCACCCTCAGTTACGCCGCAGCTTGGATCGAGCCTTGGAAGCGATTGAGTTCCAAGAGGTCGAttacgcgggacgtgccctTAAGGACGTGGAGCATACCTGGCCGAAGATTACTTTCTCTCGAAGTTATGGCTGCTTGGGACAATTTCTGCCACCCCTTAATTACGATCATGCCACCCCTTTCACcattaacccaatttacccttatctttacattttaattagttatgtaatttaccctcttATGTAAATTgacaattaggtttttgagatgatataaatacatctctttcCATTGTAATCCTTAACTTTTAttcaatcaaattaaacatCTTCTTCAATAAGATTTTGTTAAGGTTtgaaaccttcaacaatggggatttcaatATTAGTCCATAAAACCTAGGATTTACtctttctagtttagctagagaagaacatctttgttagttaacgattaaaactaacacgtcccgaAATCGATATGTATCACTTTCGCTTTTCTGATTTCACCAGTTATTTCGCCTTCTTTGTCCCCTGCTTACACATGTTAGGCGGAATTGAGCCAGTCAAGTGATTCTCCGAGACATCAATAAAATCAAAGTTAATCCAAGAGCCGAGCTGTGGAGGTACATGACTGGTTAGCTTGTTCCTGTACAGAGAAAGATTAACGAGCTTCATGAACTGGCGAAAGTCCACCAGAATTTCACCGGAGAACTGTTGTAATAGAGCTGCAGGGTTACAAGATTCCATAAGGATCTTAACTCAGATAAATTCCCTTGTAAATAGTTTAGTCAAGCATCAAATTTCTCTAGTTTCGTCAGATTTCCAATTCCGATTGGTAATTTTCCGGTCAAGTTGTTATTGTAGAGCTCCAGCTGCCACAAGTTAGTGAGCATTCCTATCTGTGAAGGAATCTCACCCGTTATGTTATTGTCGGAAAGTTTGAAGTTTATTAGCTCGGAAAGATTGCCGATATCTTCCGGAATTGTGCCCTCAAGGCTGCAATTCGCTAAGTAAAGCCAATTTAGTTTTACTAGCTTGGCAATCTGAGGTGGAAAAAGAATTGAATTGAATGGATTATCCCTAAACTTAGTTGGTGAGATTTTTGAGAAATTTCCGTGGAGAAGATAGtgcaattgatttttattttttattttggaatttttttgtgataattagataataagggtgattaatttataaaataaataaatataacgaCCAAATTACCTATTTTTTCTTTGagttttaacaccgttagtcaaatTGGTATGagttgctaacggaatgaacctcaaggtaccattttacaaatttttaaactacatgggtgttgttcgaaaacaggtgtaaccacaaagtttatttttgtactttttccaaaTAATGCAGGACGTGCTAGAGAAGTTAATTCTCGTTGGGTATAATGAACCAAGAAATTACAACTTGGAAAAGTGATTAAACGAacaaattgtaaaaataaagcAATATGTATAGCAAAATTAATTGCGGTAAATGtgcaaaaataattaaatattaacacACTTAAAGTCGTGGCCAAGGATTAGTCAATGGTGTCATGGGAGAGCTTGTGAACGAATGCTTAACAGGTCTTACTTTGAAACCTAGGGTGGTAAAAAATGCGAATTTGTCTTACCCTGTGTGTTGTCGCTTAAAACTGCAAATTTGGCAGGTGTGGAGTACTTAGAAAATTGAAGGAACCGTCAACTGGGAACATTTCTGATTCCTATACAACAGAATATATAACAAAGATAAGAAACCAAATTCAAGAAGAAATGGATGAGAAAATGAATCAAAAAATTCTCGTGGATGATGACCAAATTGAGAGAAGCTAATCTCAATCTTAAAGTTGATATAGAAGAAATTTGTGGCGGCTTATCAATTGAAAATGACGATGTTGCGGGGTCTTTTAAGGATGGTGCTCCATATGAAGAGATGGAAGGATATATAATATTATGTgcattattatatttttagctTGTTATTGTTTTATCTTATGATAATGTTAAATTGTGTTGTTCATATATTGACCTATTATGGTTGTATTTAAggatattatttaaattaaaaaaattttgtTTCATATGTTAAAGAATGTGTTGCATTAATTAAAGTGTGTTATATTAAAGTGTTACATTGCATATGGAACATGTGTTGCTACGAATATCACATGTTACATAATAAAAGTGTTGCAATTGAACATAAAAGAGTTACTAATGAACTGCAACAGAGAGAACAGataaggaaaagaaaataagagAAGAAGAATATAAAGAAGAAGTGGCTTGTAATTGCTTACCTCCTAAGTTTTTGGTCCATCGATTAATAGCAAATATAATAGAATTCATTTACTACTCAAATGGTAGCTCATACTAAAAACAAAGATTACAGAAAATCATTAAATCTCTTCAGTGGGCGGATGTTTCTAGTGCTTCTCCTCTCTTGCTACACTTGTGATATTGGGCCTAAATTGGGAATAGTTGGGATTGAGCCTGAGACGTCAATTAGGCCTGCAACATTACCATCTTTATCAAAAAAGAACCTTTTCCTCAAGGTTATAAGAGGGAAAATCAGAGATGAAGGCAGTGGCATTCTCCCAATAAGCATGAGAAGCAGGTTTGTTTTGCCAATATATAAGAAGTTGGGGAACGAACTTGGTATGTTAGCGAATTTTTACAGAAACCCAAGATGGAAGCAGGGGCAAGTAGTGGCTGGGAATCCATAAAGGTGGATGGCAAGGCAATATATGGGGAAGCAAGATCTCCACGACATCGTTTCAGAACCGAGATGTGAAAGACATTGTGAATTTTTGCTTAAGGTGGGAAGTCCAGGCGATAAGGGACAGGTCCAATGCGAGCCAACATGGAGAAGGGACAAAAATATCATTTGGTGAGTTTGTTGTATTGGCGATGTGTTATGGAAGTTTGGGGATAGGGGCAGAGTTTAACAAACACGATGTCTCCGACTTGAAATTCTTTATCAGTTTGATAAGAGTCAGCCTGAGCTTTCGTACGAAGTTGAGTTCGCTGAAGATTGACCTTCAAAGTGGTGAGGATTAAAGTGTGGGCAGAGAGCAAGTCATTCGAAGAGGTAATAGTAGAGGAGCCAGCAACAAAGTCAATGAGAGAGGGCGGTGGGCTACCGTAAATAGCCTCAAATGGTGTCATTTGTGTAGAGGAATGCCAAGCAATATTGTAGTGCCATTTTGCCAATGGAAAATTGAACTGGTGACTTTGGATTGTCATGCACAAAACAACACAAATAGTCTTGGAGACAACGATTAACAACTTTAGACCGACTATCCGTTTGAGGAAGATAAGTGCTGCTGGTGAATAAGACAATACCCTGTAAATGAAAGAGTTTAGTCCATAACTCACTAATGAATATGGGATCTCTATCTGAGACAATGTTGGACGGAAAACCATGGAGGCGAACAATCTCTTTGAGAAAGACTTCAGCAACAAAACAACAGTAAGATGAGTTCCAACGGTGCAAAAGTGGACTGCCTTTGTAAGACAGTCAACAACCACCATGATAGTTTATTTGCCAGCGGACGACAGC
The window above is part of the Euphorbia lathyris chromosome 3, ddEupLath1.1, whole genome shotgun sequence genome. Proteins encoded here:
- the LOC136221879 gene encoding malonyl-CoA:anthocyanidin 5-O-glucoside-6''-O-malonyltransferase-like, whose amino-acid sequence is MTTSYNYSLKMLEVCRVTPFTNSAIRLAELSLPLTYFDMFWVKLFPLERIFFYQLGQHESTHTFFNSVLLPKLKHSLSLTLTHFLPIAGHIIWPVGTEKPSFLYTPSDGVSLIVSESNSDFNRLSQNEMQEAIALHPYVPELPVSDSKAAIIAFQITFFPNQGFSIGMRFQHAMFDGKSVAMFMKSWAHICKVNSDMTTLLPLELTPILDRTVVDEPQGLGMFYLKNRFPGSDSNPKSLKHPRVIRDMENIVRANFELSRQDITNLQRNIVSQQNGKEEEDSKSMHLSSFVLSYAYIIVTLVKSKHLVRKGKVGFKVLAECRSRLNPPLPTNYFGTCVLGSFTLVDTETILDKNGVASVANELSEMIKGLETRVKNMCVEREIEQALKLKNIEEVADVVIGVAGSPRFDIYGTDFGWGKPKKTQAVSIDKNVTITISMAESRDSNGGLEVGLALKKSEMKMFTFLFANGLK